GCTCGACTACCACCTCGCCACGCCGAAGATCGCCGCGACAGCCAGGCGCGAGCACATCTACCTCGAGCAGCGCTTCTCCGACCACGCGCCGCTGGTCATCGACTACGACTTCACGCTGTAGGCCCGACCGCGGCCGCGCGCGGCATCCCGGCTACGATGCCTGCATGAGCTCGCCCGCCACGGTCGCCACGCCGCGTTCGCGCTTCGACGCGGCCGCGCTGCACCGGCTGGCCGTCGTCACGCTGCTGGGCTTCGCGTCGGGCTTGCCGCTGGCGCTCACCGGCCAGGCCATGCAGGCCTGGCTCAGCGTCGAAGGCGTCGACATCGCGACGATCGGCTTCCTCAGCATCGTCGGGCTGCCCTACACGTTCAAGTTCCTCTGGGCTCCCTTGATGGATCGCTTCGAGCTGCCGTGGCTGGGACGGCGCCGCGGCTGGCTGGTGCTCACGCAGCTCGCGCTGGCCGGCGCGCTGCTGTGGATGTCGGGCACCTCGCCGACGCAGGCGACACGCGCGTTCGCGCTGCTCGCCGTGCTGGTCGCCTTCGTCTCGGCGTCACAGGATGTCGTCATCGACGCCTACCGCACCGACCTGCTGCATGCCAGCGAGCGCGGACTCGGCTCCTCGATGTACGTGATGGGCTACCGCATGGCGATGATTCTGTCCGGCGGGGTCGCCTTCATCTGGGTCGACCCGACCCAGGGCGGCGGCTGGAGCTGGCCCGAGGTGTACCGCTTCATGGCCTGGCTGATGGTGGGCGCCGCCGCGCTGTCGGTGCTCGCGCTCCCGCGGCTGAGGACCGCTCCCGCGCCTCACACGGTGGCGCGCCACGACGTGATCGGCTTCATCGCGGTGGTCGCTGCGGTCGCCGTCGGCTTCATCGTCAGCGAGCGCCTGGCGCCGCCCATTGCGCAGGCCATGCTGTCGCCGCTGTTCGAGGGCGGCACGACCGCGCCGGCGATGCAGAAGAAGTGGATCGACCTGCTCGCGCTGCTGCTCGGGATCGCGTTCACGCTGCCGCTGGCGGCATGGGCCGCACATGCGGCGAGGTTCGAGACGCTGCTGGGCGGCTTGCGCAGCTACTTCTCGCAGGCCGGCGCCGCGGCCTTCCTGCTCTTCATCGTGCTCTACAAGCTCGGCGATGCCTTCGCCGGCTCGCTGATGACGCCATTCCTGCTGCAGTCGATGGCCTTCAGCACCGCCGAGGTCGGCGTGGTCAACAAGATCATCGGCCTGTGGCTGACCATCGTCGGGGCGCTGATCGGCGGCGCGCTGATGATCCGCCTGGGCCTGTGGCGCGCGCTGATGCTGTTCGGCTTGCTGCAGATGCTCAGCAACCTGGGCTTCTGGTGGCTGGCCGTGAGCGGCAAGGGGCTGATGCCCGGGCTTGTCATCCCGGCGTTCGACTGGGGCTTCGTCAAGCTTGCCCACGCGACGCCGGTCGACGGCGGGCTGCTGCTGGTGATCGCCGCGGAGAACCTGTCGGGCGGCATGGGGACGGCCGCCTTCATGGCCTTCCTCATGAGCCTGTGCAACCACCGGTTCACCGCCACGCAGTTCGCGCTGCTGTCGGCCTTCGCATCGGTGGGACGCGTCTGGGTGGGACCGCTGGCCGGCGTGCTGGCCGAGGCGATCGGCTGGCCGGCGTTCTTCGTGCTGTCGACGGTGATGGCCGCCCCGGCGTTGCTCATGCTGTGGTGGCTGCGAGACCCCGTGCAGGCGCTCGAGGTGGACCCCGACGCGCCCCTGGCCGATGATTGAACGCCGGGGCGCTTGAGATCGCCCGAGGGCACCATAGTTGCTACCTGAAAAGGAGCTCCGTCCGGAGCTTGGCCATTCGTGTGCAAACCCCATG
The Piscinibacter sp. XHJ-5 DNA segment above includes these coding regions:
- a CDS encoding MFS transporter — encoded protein: MSSPATVATPRSRFDAAALHRLAVVTLLGFASGLPLALTGQAMQAWLSVEGVDIATIGFLSIVGLPYTFKFLWAPLMDRFELPWLGRRRGWLVLTQLALAGALLWMSGTSPTQATRAFALLAVLVAFVSASQDVVIDAYRTDLLHASERGLGSSMYVMGYRMAMILSGGVAFIWVDPTQGGGWSWPEVYRFMAWLMVGAAALSVLALPRLRTAPAPHTVARHDVIGFIAVVAAVAVGFIVSERLAPPIAQAMLSPLFEGGTTAPAMQKKWIDLLALLLGIAFTLPLAAWAAHAARFETLLGGLRSYFSQAGAAAFLLFIVLYKLGDAFAGSLMTPFLLQSMAFSTAEVGVVNKIIGLWLTIVGALIGGALMIRLGLWRALMLFGLLQMLSNLGFWWLAVSGKGLMPGLVIPAFDWGFVKLAHATPVDGGLLLVIAAENLSGGMGTAAFMAFLMSLCNHRFTATQFALLSAFASVGRVWVGPLAGVLAEAIGWPAFFVLSTVMAAPALLMLWWLRDPVQALEVDPDAPLADD